From Verrucomicrobiia bacterium:
TCCCAGCTTACCAAACAGGTCACCAACGCCGTGGGGGACGCCACCACCGCCGCCGTGGCCGCCCAGAAGTACATCGACGCTTTAAAGGTCGAGCCGGCGACCACCCGAACCTAAAACAGTAGGGGCGAGGCATACTTCGCCCTTATTCTCGCATCATCCGGCGCAGATTTCAACCTGCGACTTGAATAGATTTCAAAAAAGCGTAAATTGAGTTGCAATGGGCGCGATTACCGTCGAACCGCCGGCTGAAACCAAAGTTCCCCAACGCAAGCCGGACTGGCTGAAAGTCAAGCTGCCCTTGGGCGGCAATTACCGGCAGACCAAAACCTGGCTTGCCGATTTGGGGTTGAACACGGTCTGTCAGGAAGCAAACTGCCCGAACATCGGCGACTGCTACGAGCGCCACACCGCCACCTTTTTACTCTTAGGCCAGCTTTGCACCCGTGGCTGCACCTTCTGCGACATCAAGCGGGGCAAACCGAACGGCATCGTCGATTTGGAAGAACCGCGCCGCGTGGCGGAGGCCTCCCGCCGCTTGGGGCTCAAATACATCGTGGTTACTTCCGTCACCCGGGACGATTTGCAGGATGGCGGAGCTTTCATCTTTGCCGAGGCCATAAAGGCGATGCGAGAAGCCATCCCCGGTTGTCAGGTGGAGGTGCTGATTCCGGACTTCCGCGGCAGTTGGGAAGCTCTTAAAGTAGTACTTGAAGCCCGCCCGGACGTTTTGAACCACAACACCGAAACCGTGCCGCGGCTCTACCGCAAAGTCCGTCTCGGCGCGGAATACCAACGCACGCTCGAGCTTTTGACCCGCTCCAAGCAGTATTATCCCGAAATTCCCACGAAATCCGGCATAATGGTTGGCTGCGGCGAGACCACCGAAGAGCTTTTGCAAACGATGCAGGATATCCGCGCCTGCGGCACTGACATTTTGACCATCGGCCAGTATCTTTCTCCCGGCGGCTGGCATCTGCCGGTGGAAAAATACTATCATCCGGATGAATTTGAGGAACTTCGGGTGGCGGGAGAGAAAATGGGTTTTCAGCACGTTTTCTCCGGCCCTTTGGTGCGCAGCTCCTACCATGCCGGCGAGCAGGCCGCCCACTTGAAGAAAAAAGAAGTGCAGGTTTCAGCCGCTGAACTTTCGCCGTCCTTTGCCGTGTGAAGCTTTCGGACTACGAAAGGCCGTACTCCGCCGCCTCCCTCATATACCGTCAGGGGGATAGTCCCGATTCCCTTTACCTGCTCGAAAAAGGAAAAGTCACCCTTTCCAAAGTTCGCGGCGACAAGCGCTCCCTCCAAAAAATTATAACCGAGGGGAGTTTCTTCGGGCTGGAGGAGTTTCTGCTCGGCGCGCCAAGGGAGGAGGAGGCCGCCGCCGTTTTGGATTCCGTCGTTCTGGAACTTCCCCGGCATTTGGCGGAATCCTATCTTTTGTCCAACCCCAGGTTTCTGTATGAACTCTGCGAGTATCTGGCCCGCAAAAGCCGCCGGCTGGACAAGGCCTTCTTTCTTTCCGGCCGCTCGGAGGGGGCCCGGCTTTCCGCCGCTTTGTGGCTCGCTTTGCAAAGCGGCGGCAACGGGCAGTCCCCCGCCGGCGTGGGGGAGGTGATGGAAATTCTCCATTCCGTCACGGGTCTGCCGTCCGACCGGATTGCCGATTTTTTAACCGAGCTGGAGCGGCTGGAAATCGTGGGAAAGTCCGGCGAAAAGGTTTTTTTGAAATCCGCCGAAAAACTGTTCCGCTACGCCGAGTACCTCGAAGACAAGGAGCATTTCGGTTAATTGCGGCATTAGACGCATTTCCTTTCCCCCGCCTTTTGTTTTTTAGGGGTATTTCCCCAAAATTCAAGCCCCAATCCCTTTCTGCCGATATTCCTTACGATGGGGGAAAAGCGCACTCGGGCGGCCATACGGGCAACCATTCTGGCGGTGGATGACGAGCCGCGCGTTCTGGAACTGGTGGTGGAAATGCTTTCCTCGCTCGGGCCCTTTCGCGTGCTTTCCGCCCGCACGGCGCCGGAGGCGTTCGAAATCCTGTCCTCCGAACAAATCGATATTCTCCTCTCCGACCTGTTCTTGGGATCCTATTCCGGGCTGGACATCCTGCACGAGGCCAAGGCCGCCAATCCGGACATCGTAATCATTTTCATGACCGCCCAGCCCTCGGTGGAAGGGGCGGTGGCGGTTTTAAAGGAGGGGGCCTATGACTATCTGGTCAAGCCGTTCCGTCGGGACGATTTGAAAGCCGCCATCGAACGGGGGATGGAGAAGCAGAAATTGCAGCGGGAGAACATCCATTTGAAAGAGCAGCTTGCGCTCTACCAGATTTCGGAGGCGATGGTCGGCTCCGTTCGGGTGGACGAAGTTTTGGGTTTGATTCTCGATTTTGTCTTGAAAGAATTCAAGGCGGATACCGCCTCCATTCTGCTGCTGGATCCCGCCACGCGCGAACTGAAGCTTTCCCAGTTTCGCGGCAAAACCCGGGATATTGAGGGAAGCTACTTTGTTTTGGGGAACGACCCGGCCTGCCGCTCCGTGGTGGAATCCGCCAAGCCGAAGGTGGTGAACAAAAGCTCGCCCACCGTGGACGGCTCCCCCCGCCCCCGTATTCGCTCCATGGTTTCCTATCCGCTTTTGGCCAAAGGCCAGGTAATCGGCGTTTTGAACGTGGTGCGGACCGAAACCGTCAACTATTTCTCGCAGGGGGAGCTTTTTTCGCTTGGAATAGTTGCGAGCAAAGCCGCCACGGCCATTGACTCGGCCCGGCTGTACGAGGAACTGGAAAGCGCCTACTTTGATACCATAAACGTCCTGGCCAACTCGATCGAGGCGCGCGATCGCTATACCCGCCGCCACACGGATCGAGTCCGGTATCTCACGGAAATGCTGGCCGTGCAGTTGGGTTTTTCCGGGGAAAAACTGAAGGAAGTCCGGATGGGGGGGATTCTGCACGACGTGGGAAAAATTTCGGTTCCCGACCACGTTTTGAACAAGCCCGGGCCCTTGACCAAGGAAGAATTTGCCATCATGAAAAAGCATCCCGAAACCGGCAAAAAAATGCTGGAGGGAATTGAGTTTCTGCGCCCGGCCCTGCCGTACGTTTTGTACCACCACGAGCAGTACGACGGCAGCGGCTATCCCTACGGATTGAAGGGGGAGGAGATTCCGTTCGAGGGGCGGCTTCTGGCCGTGGCGGACACTTTCGATGCCATCATCTCCGACCGTCCCTACCGCAAAGGAGCCCCCTTCGAGAAGGCGCTGGACGAGCTGGTGAAGTTTTCCGGCCGGCAGTTCGACCCTTCCGTGGTGAATGCCTTTGTCGCCGTCTGGGAAAACCACGTGCTGGATTTGGAATTTCTGGCCACCGGGAAATATCTCGATTTGCCGGCCGAGGCCCCCTCCGCGCGCAAGTAATCAGGCCAGCGGCACGGGAATAAAAATCAAAACAAAAATCAGCAGGGAGAGCCAGCCCAGTACTTGATGGCCGGTCGTCAACTCGTAGCTGTCGTCCAGTGTCGGCGGATGTTCCAGCCGGAAGAAAACGGCCAAAAGGGCCCACATCCACCAACCGTTAAACCAAAAGCCGAGCGGAAAAAGGGAAAGCCAGAAGACTCGGGCCACGATTTTTTGCTTGCGGCCAAACAGGGCATAGGCGATATGACCGCCGTCCAGGGAGCCGATGGGTAAGAGGTTCAGCATCGTCACCAAAAGCCCGGCCCAGCCGGCAAAGCCGAGCGGTGAGATTAGAATCGTATGCCCTTCCGGCAGTTTCCCCCAGATTAAATCGGAAAGCCATTTGGAAAGAAGCGAGTCCCCAAGAACCAACCCGCCGGTGGTCTCCGGCACCACTTGCGAATTTATGAGACCATAAATCAATGCCGGAATGGCGACCGCGAGTCCGGCAATCGGCCCGGCGGCGGCGATTTCCATCAATTCTCTGCGGTTAAAAAACGGGGCATTGGCCCGGATGACCGCCCCAAAGGTGCCAAAAAGAGTGGGGCCGGGGATGAAATAGGGGAAAGAAACCTCAACGCCAAGCCGTTTGGCGGCGAAAAAATGCCCCGCCTCGTGGCAGGTTAAAATCCCTAAAAGGCCGAAGGCAAAAGGGAGGTTTTCCGATACCAACCGCCAAAAGTCAGTTCCCTTTGGCGCTCCCGAGAACTGCAAGTAGGGTGGAAAGAAGACGACCGAAAGAATGGTTGCAACAAAAAGGCCGGCCGCCAGCCAAGGAAAGGCCGTCTTTACCTTGGGCTTTACCTCCAAAATCGGTGCGGAAACCCGCCCCGCAAACTTGGCCTCCCAGCCCAGCGGTTCCAACTGCCGGTTGGTCTCCTCCAGCCGTCCCGACCGGTCCGTAAAGGGATTGATTTTATAATAAAACCGGTCTCGGTACAGCAATTCCCTTTCCGGCTGCCAGAGAAAGGCAACTATCCCGTTGACCGCTTCCAGTTCCGCCGGGTCAATCTTTTTCATCCCGGCAATATATATACCAGTTGTTCGGCAGGCGAAGAATTCACCGCATTTCGCTTGTCTTTTAAGCGTCTTTTAAGTTATTTTTACCGTTCGGAGGAGCTATCGAAAAGGTCTGGACGGTAGGCGAGCTGACCCGCTCGGTCAAGGAAAATCTGGAAGAGGCCTTCCCGGCTGTCTGGGTGGAGGGGGAAATGTCCAACTTCAAGCTTTATCCCTCCGGCCACCGCTATTTTTCGCTGAAGGACGAGGAAGCCCTGCTGCGCTGCACCATCTGGCGTTCGGCGGGACAGTATCTCTCCTTTGAGCCGGAGGACGGCATAAAAGTCCACGCCTTCGGCAATTTGACGGTTTATGAAAAGCAGGGGCAGTACCAGCTCAACGTGTTGAAACTTCTCCCCATTGGAAGGGGGGAACTGGAGATCGCTTTCCAAAAGCTTAAAGAGCGGCTCTTTAAAGAAGGGCTTTTTGACGAGGCGCATAAAAAACCGATTCCGGAGTTTCCCCAAAGCATAGGCATTGTCACCTCTCCCGCCGGCGCGGCCATTCAGGATATGCTGAAGGTATTTCGCCGCCGCTATCCTCCGGCCGAATTATATCTTTACCCGGCCCGTGTACAGGGGGAGGGGGCCAAAGAGGAAATTGCCGACGGCATCCGTGCTTTCAACGAATGGGGTGGTGTGGACGTAATCATACTTGGCCGTGGCGGCGGTTCCTTGGAGGATTTGTGGGCCTTCAATGAAGAGGAAGTGGCCCGGGCGATTTACGCCTCCCTGATTCCTGTCGTTTCGGCCGTAGGTCATGAAATAGATATTACCATAGCTGATTTTGTGTCGGATATGCGGGCGCCAACCCCTTCCGCCGCAGCAGAAATGGTGGTGCCGGATAAAGCAGAACTTGAAGGGGTGCTAAAAGGGTTGAAAGAGCGGATAGCCGGTCTTTTTGCTCATCAGCTTACTCAATCACAAGCTCGATTGGATGCCGTTTTGGGAAGCTACGGCCTGCGCAGACCGGTTGATTTGGTCAACCAAAAATCACAGTTTTTGGATGAATTGATCAGGCGCTCACAGCTTGCTCTGGAAAACCGGCTAGGGAAAATTCATCTTGAGCTCAAATCGACCGTCGACCGGCTGGCGACCCTTTCTCCCCAATCCGTTCTGGCGCGTGGCTATTCCATTGTCCGGCGGCAGACGGACGGCAAGGTGGTTCGGGAGTATAAAGATGTTAAGGTTGACGAAAGTGTGGATTTGATTTTTTCCAAGGGGAAAGCGGAGGCGGAAGTGATTAAAACTTCTGCGGAGGGATTGTGAAAAAGGGAAGGATGGCCGCCGAGGCCCCGCCGTTCAAGGAACCAAAATCGTTTGAAGCGGCCTTGACCCGGCTGGAGGAAATCGCCGCCCGGCTGGAGTCCGGCGAGACGGGGCTGGAAGAGTCGCTGCTCGTTTATCAGGAGGGGATGCAGCTTTCCGGCTGGTGCCAGAAAAAACTGGACGAAGCCCAGAAAAAGCTGAAAATTCTCGTCCGCAACAAGGGCGGCGAGGTT
This genomic window contains:
- a CDS encoding HD domain-containing phosphohydrolase; its protein translation is MGEKRTRAAIRATILAVDDEPRVLELVVEMLSSLGPFRVLSARTAPEAFEILSSEQIDILLSDLFLGSYSGLDILHEAKAANPDIVIIFMTAQPSVEGAVAVLKEGAYDYLVKPFRRDDLKAAIERGMEKQKLQRENIHLKEQLALYQISEAMVGSVRVDEVLGLILDFVLKEFKADTASILLLDPATRELKLSQFRGKTRDIEGSYFVLGNDPACRSVVESAKPKVVNKSSPTVDGSPRPRIRSMVSYPLLAKGQVIGVLNVVRTETVNYFSQGELFSLGIVASKAATAIDSARLYEELESAYFDTINVLANSIEARDRYTRRHTDRVRYLTEMLAVQLGFSGEKLKEVRMGGILHDVGKISVPDHVLNKPGPLTKEEFAIMKKHPETGKKMLEGIEFLRPALPYVLYHHEQYDGSGYPYGLKGEEIPFEGRLLAVADTFDAIISDRPYRKGAPFEKALDELVKFSGRQFDPSVVNAFVAVWENHVLDLEFLATGKYLDLPAEAPSARK
- the xseA gene encoding exodeoxyribonuclease VII large subunit is translated as MEKVWTVGELTRSVKENLEEAFPAVWVEGEMSNFKLYPSGHRYFSLKDEEALLRCTIWRSAGQYLSFEPEDGIKVHAFGNLTVYEKQGQYQLNVLKLLPIGRGELEIAFQKLKERLFKEGLFDEAHKKPIPEFPQSIGIVTSPAGAAIQDMLKVFRRRYPPAELYLYPARVQGEGAKEEIADGIRAFNEWGGVDVIILGRGGGSLEDLWAFNEEEVARAIYASLIPVVSAVGHEIDITIADFVSDMRAPTPSAAAEMVVPDKAELEGVLKGLKERIAGLFAHQLTQSQARLDAVLGSYGLRRPVDLVNQKSQFLDELIRRSQLALENRLGKIHLELKSTVDRLATLSPQSVLARGYSIVRRQTDGKVVREYKDVKVDESVDLIFSKGKAEAEVIKTSAEGL
- a CDS encoding cyclic nucleotide-binding domain-containing protein; amino-acid sequence: MKLSDYERPYSAASLIYRQGDSPDSLYLLEKGKVTLSKVRGDKRSLQKIITEGSFFGLEEFLLGAPREEEAAAVLDSVVLELPRHLAESYLLSNPRFLYELCEYLARKSRRLDKAFFLSGRSEGARLSAALWLALQSGGNGQSPAGVGEVMEILHSVTGLPSDRIADFLTELERLEIVGKSGEKVFLKSAEKLFRYAEYLEDKEHFG
- a CDS encoding site-2 protease family protein, whose product is MKKIDPAELEAVNGIVAFLWQPERELLYRDRFYYKINPFTDRSGRLEETNRQLEPLGWEAKFAGRVSAPILEVKPKVKTAFPWLAAGLFVATILSVVFFPPYLQFSGAPKGTDFWRLVSENLPFAFGLLGILTCHEAGHFFAAKRLGVEVSFPYFIPGPTLFGTFGAVIRANAPFFNRRELMEIAAAGPIAGLAVAIPALIYGLINSQVVPETTGGLVLGDSLLSKWLSDLIWGKLPEGHTILISPLGFAGWAGLLVTMLNLLPIGSLDGGHIAYALFGRKQKIVARVFWLSLFPLGFWFNGWWMWALLAVFFRLEHPPTLDDSYELTTGHQVLGWLSLLIFVLIFIPVPLA
- the lipA gene encoding lipoyl synthase, with the translated sequence MGAITVEPPAETKVPQRKPDWLKVKLPLGGNYRQTKTWLADLGLNTVCQEANCPNIGDCYERHTATFLLLGQLCTRGCTFCDIKRGKPNGIVDLEEPRRVAEASRRLGLKYIVVTSVTRDDLQDGGAFIFAEAIKAMREAIPGCQVEVLIPDFRGSWEALKVVLEARPDVLNHNTETVPRLYRKVRLGAEYQRTLELLTRSKQYYPEIPTKSGIMVGCGETTEELLQTMQDIRACGTDILTIGQYLSPGGWHLPVEKYYHPDEFEELRVAGEKMGFQHVFSGPLVRSSYHAGEQAAHLKKKEVQVSAAELSPSFAV
- the xseB gene encoding exodeoxyribonuclease VII small subunit — translated: MKKGRMAAEAPPFKEPKSFEAALTRLEEIAARLESGETGLEESLLVYQEGMQLSGWCQKKLDEAQKKLKILVRNKGGEVEVREE